Proteins from a single region of Ensifer adhaerens:
- a CDS encoding SDR family oxidoreductase has product MDLGIAGKRALVLGGSKGLGRGIAEALANEGVTVALTGRDAASASMVASDIGPSARGYALDLSKPDTLDGLLDQLAADFGAIDILVLNGGGPPPSPASAIEPDFWRAQFETMVLAGMRITGRLLPRMREQQFGRIIAVASTSIREPIVGLTASNALRSAVAGWLKTLAGEVAADGVTVNLLLPGRLATDRTLSFDRMDAESEGVDIATVAARSQQEIPLGRYGTPAEFGAAAAFLASRQASYITGVALPVDGGLSRSML; this is encoded by the coding sequence ATGGATCTTGGCATCGCTGGAAAACGTGCACTGGTGCTCGGCGGCAGCAAGGGGCTAGGCCGCGGCATCGCCGAGGCACTGGCAAACGAAGGCGTCACCGTTGCCCTGACCGGTCGCGATGCGGCATCAGCGTCCATGGTGGCCAGCGACATCGGCCCATCGGCGCGGGGCTACGCGCTCGACCTTTCGAAACCCGACACGCTCGACGGCCTGCTCGATCAGCTCGCAGCCGATTTCGGCGCGATCGACATTCTCGTCCTGAACGGCGGCGGGCCGCCGCCCTCGCCTGCCTCGGCGATCGAGCCCGATTTCTGGCGCGCGCAGTTCGAAACCATGGTGCTGGCCGGGATGCGCATTACCGGCCGGTTGCTGCCTCGCATGCGGGAGCAGCAGTTCGGACGGATCATCGCCGTCGCCTCCACCAGCATCCGCGAGCCGATCGTCGGGCTTACCGCCTCGAATGCCCTCAGAAGTGCGGTCGCCGGCTGGCTGAAGACACTTGCCGGCGAGGTCGCAGCCGACGGCGTGACCGTCAACCTGCTTCTGCCGGGTCGGCTTGCCACCGACCGCACGCTGAGCTTCGACCGCATGGATGCGGAAAGCGAAGGCGTCGATATCGCGACGGTCGCAGCACGCAGCCAGCAGGAGATTCCGCTCGGACGCTACGGCACACCGGCGGAATTCGGGGCAGCCGCGGCTTTCCTCGCCAGCCGCCAGGCAAGCTACATCACCGGCGTCGCGTTGCCGGTCGACGGCGGTCTCAGCCGCTCGATGCTCTGA
- a CDS encoding cation diffusion facilitator family transporter, with the protein MAAQTEQTVLKQSIAATVVVGMTGVIFGLLSGSVSIVFDGVFSAVDASMTVLALGVTQLIPKQSKRFQMGFWHIEPMVLLFNAGLLTLLSFYAMVNAVGSLLSGGNHLAFDWAIAYAAVVVVICLVMFFYIRRANRPIGSEFLALDVRAWAMSGAITSALLVAFVIAAALKGTAYEHWTPYVDPAILIVLTLCLIPLPIRTVFQALKEIFLVAPAELDERVRQAAANAVARHGFVDYRTYVAKVGRSRTIEVYLIGTPETKVGTLAELDRIRAEVGEEIGDPGQDRWLTIAFTGEARWAE; encoded by the coding sequence ATGGCCGCCCAAACCGAACAGACAGTCCTCAAGCAATCGATCGCGGCCACCGTCGTCGTCGGGATGACGGGCGTTATCTTCGGTCTGCTTTCGGGCTCGGTTTCCATCGTCTTCGACGGTGTCTTCTCCGCGGTCGACGCCTCCATGACCGTGCTTGCGCTCGGCGTGACGCAATTGATCCCGAAGCAGAGCAAGCGGTTCCAGATGGGGTTTTGGCACATCGAACCCATGGTGCTGCTGTTCAATGCCGGGTTGCTGACGCTGCTTTCCTTCTACGCGATGGTTAACGCCGTCGGATCGCTCTTGTCGGGTGGCAACCACCTCGCCTTCGACTGGGCCATTGCCTATGCGGCCGTCGTCGTGGTGATCTGCCTCGTTATGTTTTTCTACATACGCCGGGCGAACCGGCCGATCGGCTCGGAGTTCCTGGCGCTCGACGTGCGTGCCTGGGCGATGTCCGGCGCGATCACCTCGGCCCTGCTCGTCGCCTTCGTGATCGCCGCGGCATTGAAGGGTACGGCCTACGAACACTGGACGCCCTATGTCGACCCGGCGATCCTGATCGTGCTGACGCTCTGCCTTATCCCGCTGCCGATCCGCACGGTGTTCCAGGCCTTGAAGGAGATCTTCCTGGTCGCGCCTGCCGAGCTCGACGAGCGCGTGCGCCAGGCGGCTGCAAATGCAGTCGCCCGCCACGGCTTTGTCGACTATCGCACCTATGTCGCCAAGGTCGGGCGTTCCAGGACGATCGAGGTCTATCTGATCGGAACGCCGGAAACCAAGGTCGGCACGCTCGCCGAACTCGACCGGATCCGCGCCGAGGTCGGCGAGGAGATCGGCGATCCCGGCCAAGACCGCTGGCTGACGATCGCCTTTACCGGTGAAGCGCGCTGGGCGGAGTGA
- the coaBC gene encoding bifunctional phosphopantothenoylcysteine decarboxylase/phosphopantothenate--cysteine ligase CoaBC translates to MTLSGKRILLIISGGIAAYKSLDLIRRLRERGASVRPVMTAGAQQFVTPLAVGALSASHVYLDLFSREDEQDVGHIRLARECDLIVVAPATADLMAKMANGHADDLASTILLATDRPVLVAPAMNPKMWAHPATRRNRATLAKDGIRFIGPEAGEMAESGEAGEGRMSEPLAIVAAVEDLLGGASKPLAGRSVIVTSGPTHEPIDPVRYIANRSSGKQGHAIAAALAKLGADVTLVSGPVTIPDPAGVKVVHVERAEEMRDAVLTALPADVAVMVAAVADWRVATAAGNKIKKKPGEAPPPLQLAENPDILKTVGHHAKRPKLVIGFAAETENVADNGRAKLERKGADFILANDVSPSTGIMGGDRNKVKLISAAGNDDWPEMDKDAVAEKLAAMVAEQLALKG, encoded by the coding sequence ATGACACTGTCGGGCAAGCGTATTCTCCTGATCATCTCCGGCGGCATCGCCGCCTATAAGAGCCTCGATCTCATTCGGCGCCTGCGCGAGCGCGGGGCGAGCGTACGGCCGGTCATGACCGCGGGCGCGCAACAATTCGTGACGCCGCTTGCCGTCGGTGCGCTTTCGGCCTCGCACGTCTATCTCGATCTTTTTTCGCGCGAGGACGAACAGGATGTCGGCCATATCCGGCTGGCGCGCGAATGCGACCTGATCGTAGTGGCACCTGCAACCGCCGACCTGATGGCGAAGATGGCGAACGGCCATGCGGACGACCTCGCCTCCACCATCCTGCTCGCGACCGACCGGCCGGTGCTGGTCGCACCCGCAATGAACCCGAAGATGTGGGCGCATCCGGCAACGCGCCGCAACCGGGCAACGCTTGCCAAGGACGGCATCCGCTTCATCGGCCCCGAAGCCGGCGAGATGGCCGAAAGTGGCGAGGCCGGCGAAGGCCGCATGAGCGAGCCGCTTGCGATCGTTGCGGCGGTCGAGGATCTTCTCGGTGGCGCGTCGAAGCCGCTTGCCGGACGCAGCGTCATCGTGACCTCCGGCCCGACGCATGAGCCGATCGACCCGGTGCGCTACATCGCCAATCGCTCCTCCGGCAAGCAGGGTCATGCGATCGCCGCAGCGCTCGCGAAACTTGGCGCCGACGTCACGCTCGTCTCCGGTCCGGTGACGATCCCGGATCCGGCAGGTGTGAAGGTCGTGCATGTGGAGCGGGCCGAAGAAATGCGCGACGCGGTGCTAACCGCCCTGCCCGCCGACGTCGCCGTGATGGTCGCGGCCGTTGCCGACTGGCGGGTGGCGACGGCTGCCGGCAACAAGATCAAGAAGAAGCCGGGCGAGGCCCCGCCACCGCTGCAGCTTGCGGAAAACCCCGACATCCTGAAGACCGTCGGGCACCATGCCAAGCGGCCAAAGCTCGTCATCGGCTTTGCCGCCGAGACCGAGAATGTCGCCGACAACGGCCGCGCCAAGCTCGAGCGCAAGGGCGCCGACTTCATCCTCGCCAACGACGTCTCGCCTTCGACCGGCATCATGGGCGGCGACCGCAACAAGGTGAAGCTGATCTCGGCTGCCGGTAACGACGACTGGCCTGAAATGGACAAGGACGCTGTGGCGGAAAAGCTGGCAGCAATGGTTGCCGAGCAACTGGCGCTGAAGGGCTGA
- a CDS encoding nucleoside deaminase has protein sequence MNQEQTYLAEAVALARRNIEKDGRPFGAVVVKDGEIVGRGVNEMLSTGDPTSHAELNALRAAARTLRSPRLEGASVYASGQPCPMCLAAMRMAGITEIAYAHSNADAEPFGLSTAAIYAELAKPLAEQAMRFRHVPVDDAEPKSLYMTWQERQGKD, from the coding sequence ATGAACCAGGAACAGACCTATCTGGCAGAGGCCGTAGCGCTCGCTCGCCGCAACATCGAGAAAGACGGTCGCCCCTTTGGCGCGGTCGTCGTCAAGGACGGTGAGATCGTCGGCCGCGGCGTCAACGAGATGCTGTCGACCGGCGACCCGACTTCGCATGCGGAACTCAACGCCTTGCGTGCCGCCGCCCGCACACTCCGCTCGCCGCGGCTCGAAGGCGCATCGGTCTACGCCAGCGGCCAGCCCTGCCCGATGTGCCTTGCAGCCATGCGCATGGCCGGGATCACCGAGATCGCCTATGCGCATTCGAACGCCGATGCCGAACCCTTCGGCCTGTCGACCGCAGCGATCTACGCAGAACTGGCAAAACCACTTGCCGAGCAGGCCATGCGTTTTCGGCACGTGCCGGTCGACGATGCCGAGCCGAAATCACTCTACATGACCTGGCAGGAACGGCAGGGGAAGGACTAG
- a CDS encoding DUF4239 domain-containing protein yields MIVEILLGALFIFGTVALTLAAYFLMRLIMGGEAEGDEKELASSIIFRVAALHGLILALVFAQEMVEYQQLKYTMAIEAGAIADIYFDAGRYGEDFKAPIQQAISAYAAEVIDGEWQSLGNKGRLSPEAWVRWDEAYQQVLNLSPADKRQESLRSQMLERLHDISLSRTKRESNVADSIDSIFWFAALAGVIFIALAYYSFPPMRRNLLLLCLFGAYTGIILFLIYAFSNPYEPPAALAPGPLERVQQQISASSPASGG; encoded by the coding sequence ATGATCGTCGAGATATTGCTCGGTGCCCTCTTCATTTTCGGCACGGTCGCCCTGACGCTCGCCGCCTATTTCCTGATGCGGTTGATCATGGGGGGCGAGGCGGAAGGCGATGAAAAGGAACTTGCGAGCTCCATTATCTTCCGGGTTGCTGCGCTGCACGGCCTGATCCTCGCGCTCGTCTTCGCGCAGGAGATGGTCGAGTACCAGCAACTCAAATACACGATGGCCATCGAAGCCGGCGCCATCGCCGACATCTACTTCGATGCCGGGCGCTACGGCGAGGATTTCAAGGCGCCGATCCAGCAGGCGATCTCCGCCTATGCGGCTGAGGTGATCGACGGCGAATGGCAGTCGTTGGGGAACAAGGGACGTCTTTCACCAGAGGCTTGGGTTCGTTGGGATGAAGCCTATCAGCAGGTGCTGAACCTTTCGCCGGCCGACAAGCGCCAGGAGAGCCTGCGCAGCCAGATGCTGGAGCGTCTGCACGACATCTCGCTAAGCCGGACCAAGCGGGAAAGCAATGTCGCGGATTCGATCGACAGCATCTTCTGGTTCGCGGCGCTTGCGGGCGTCATCTTCATCGCGCTCGCCTATTATTCCTTCCCGCCGATGCGGCGCAATCTGCTGCTGCTTTGCCTCTTCGGCGCCTATACCGGCATCATTCTCTTCCTGATCTACGCCTTTTCCAATCCGTACGAGCCGCCAGCGGCGCTGGCACCTGGCCCGCTCGAACGGGTGCAGCAACAGATCAGTGCATCGTCACCTGCGAGCGGCGGGTAG
- a CDS encoding class II glutamine amidotransferase — protein MCRWAAYRGEPLYLEELVTSPAHSLIEQSHCATRAKTATNGDGFGVAWYGDHPEPGRYRDILPAWSDCNLKSIARQIRSPLFLAHVRAATGGGTRRDNCHPFVFGRWSFMHNGQIGDFEHLRRPMESMLDNDLYSARTGTTDSELLFLLAMQFGLDRDPLGAIAEALAFIEQLAEHLERQVLVRFTAAFSDGHDLYAVRYASDWKAPTLYAAPMGPSGGYCLVSEPLNDDDNAWVEIPDGTAVIVGENGVDVRLFSTKGAPVRTRQLA, from the coding sequence ATGTGCCGCTGGGCAGCCTATCGCGGGGAGCCGCTCTATCTCGAGGAACTGGTAACCTCTCCGGCGCACTCGCTGATCGAACAGTCCCATTGCGCGACACGGGCGAAGACCGCCACCAATGGCGATGGCTTCGGCGTTGCCTGGTACGGCGATCACCCGGAACCGGGCCGCTATCGCGACATCCTGCCCGCCTGGTCCGATTGCAACCTGAAGAGCATCGCCCGCCAGATCCGTTCGCCGCTTTTCCTCGCCCATGTGCGCGCTGCCACCGGCGGCGGCACAAGGCGCGACAACTGTCATCCCTTCGTCTTCGGCCGCTGGTCCTTCATGCACAACGGCCAAATCGGCGACTTCGAACATCTGCGCCGACCGATGGAGAGCATGCTCGACAACGATCTCTATTCGGCGCGTACCGGCACGACGGATTCGGAGCTTCTGTTCCTGCTTGCCATGCAGTTCGGGCTCGACCGCGATCCGCTCGGCGCGATCGCCGAAGCGCTCGCCTTCATCGAGCAACTGGCCGAACACCTGGAACGCCAGGTTCTGGTTCGCTTCACCGCCGCCTTTTCCGACGGTCACGATCTCTATGCCGTGCGTTATGCCTCCGACTGGAAGGCGCCGACGCTTTATGCGGCGCCCATGGGTCCAAGCGGCGGCTATTGCCTCGTCTCCGAGCCACTCAACGACGATGACAACGCCTGGGTCGAAATCCCCGACGGCACGGCGGTCATCGTGGGCGAAAACGGCGTCGATGTTCGGCTGTTCTCGACAAAGGGAGCACCGGTCAGGACTCGCCAACTGGCCTGA
- a CDS encoding MFS transporter: MWPLDIRTETERPPSLQVPAMNAYSEDAGRRVALLLIAGSGVVTIAKGMSLTFLAIRLQRDFGLSPAGIGALIGAGPLLGAVVSPFAGTLSDRVGRKGVLTAALFMAGLALAGLGLAQSIAAFALAHIVSAVAAAVYEPVARALMSDAAPEHLRLKIFSWRYLAINAGWAIGPLIGVWVGAAYSTLFISAGVIHAVFGLVLFLTVPEAGNRQMLQTKGASRAGGGWRGLVAALSDRRLVFFVVGGTLLLAVHGQWSVTLSQYLNTAFEDGVTLFALLVSTNAATVLIASTPARFVIERIGALPALSLGCLLFLVGEVGFAASSGMEMLVASMILFTIGEVLVVPSEYVLVDGISNAGNRGTYFGAHSLSTVGNFLGPLIGGLALGTVGGAGMFLLFGLLSAASALLFAIGHSMPPPRPKAARADTSERVAIGGDLLRLEQFA; encoded by the coding sequence TTGTGGCCGCTCGACATCCGCACGGAAACCGAGCGCCCGCCCAGCCTGCAGGTGCCTGCGATGAATGCCTACTCCGAAGACGCTGGCCGCCGTGTTGCTCTGCTTCTCATAGCAGGCTCCGGCGTGGTGACGATTGCCAAGGGCATGAGCCTGACCTTCCTCGCGATCCGCCTGCAGCGCGATTTTGGCCTCAGCCCCGCCGGCATCGGCGCCCTGATCGGTGCCGGCCCATTGCTTGGCGCCGTCGTCAGCCCCTTTGCCGGCACGCTGTCCGACCGGGTCGGCCGAAAAGGTGTGCTGACCGCAGCGCTTTTCATGGCCGGGCTGGCGTTGGCGGGGCTCGGGCTGGCGCAATCGATCGCCGCCTTCGCGCTGGCGCACATCGTTTCCGCCGTCGCAGCCGCCGTCTATGAGCCGGTTGCGCGTGCCTTGATGAGCGATGCCGCGCCTGAGCATCTGCGCCTCAAGATTTTCTCCTGGCGCTATCTCGCCATCAATGCCGGCTGGGCCATCGGACCGCTGATCGGCGTCTGGGTCGGCGCTGCCTATTCGACGCTGTTCATCAGTGCCGGCGTCATACACGCGGTCTTCGGCCTGGTGCTCTTCCTGACGGTGCCCGAAGCCGGCAACAGGCAGATGCTCCAGACCAAGGGGGCATCCCGGGCCGGCGGTGGCTGGCGCGGGCTTGTCGCCGCGCTTAGCGACCGAAGGCTGGTCTTCTTCGTCGTCGGCGGCACATTGCTGCTCGCCGTCCATGGTCAGTGGTCGGTGACCCTGTCACAGTATCTCAACACCGCGTTCGAGGATGGTGTCACGCTCTTTGCGCTCCTGGTTTCGACCAATGCCGCTACGGTGCTGATCGCGAGCACGCCTGCCCGCTTCGTGATCGAAAGGATCGGTGCGCTGCCGGCGCTGTCGCTCGGCTGCCTGTTGTTTCTGGTCGGCGAAGTCGGTTTTGCAGCCTCGTCCGGAATGGAAATGCTGGTCGCCTCGATGATCCTCTTCACCATCGGCGAGGTGCTCGTCGTGCCCTCGGAATATGTGCTGGTCGACGGCATTTCGAATGCCGGCAATCGCGGCACCTATTTCGGCGCCCATTCGCTCTCGACTGTCGGAAACTTCCTCGGGCCGCTCATCGGCGGCCTGGCACTTGGCACCGTCGGCGGCGCCGGCATGTTCCTGCTGTTCGGGCTGCTTTCAGCGGCAAGCGCGCTTCTGTTTGCGATCGGCCACTCCATGCCGCCGCCACGCCCCAAGGCCGCGCGCGCCGATACGTCCGAGCGCGTCGCCATTGGCGGCGATCTCCTGCGGTTGGAGCAGTTCGCCTAG
- a CDS encoding ankyrin repeat domain-containing protein, which yields MLENQLISAAEAGDADKIKSLLQQGASVETRDASGATALLVATHENRVDAARALIEAGADVNAKDKIQDSPYLYAGARGHLQILKLTLAHGADLKSTNRYGGTALIPASERGHVETVKTLIKAGVDVDHVNRLGWTALLEAIILGTGGEKHTEIVRLLIKAGADVNLADGEGVSPLTHARQRGHSQIEKLLVDAGAR from the coding sequence ATGCTCGAAAACCAACTGATTTCCGCTGCCGAGGCCGGGGATGCGGACAAGATCAAGTCGCTGCTGCAACAGGGCGCAAGCGTCGAGACCCGCGATGCCAGCGGCGCCACGGCCCTTCTCGTCGCCACCCACGAAAACCGCGTCGATGCGGCGCGCGCGCTGATCGAGGCCGGCGCCGACGTCAATGCCAAGGACAAGATCCAGGACAGTCCTTACCTCTACGCCGGCGCACGTGGCCATCTCCAAATCCTGAAGCTGACGCTTGCGCATGGCGCCGACCTCAAGAGCACGAACCGCTATGGCGGCACGGCGCTCATTCCAGCTTCCGAGCGCGGCCATGTCGAGACCGTCAAGACGCTGATTAAGGCGGGCGTCGATGTCGACCACGTCAATCGCCTCGGCTGGACGGCGCTGCTTGAGGCGATCATCCTTGGCACCGGCGGCGAAAAACACACCGAGATCGTGCGGCTGCTGATCAAGGCCGGCGCTGACGTAAACCTTGCCGATGGCGAAGGCGTGAGCCCGCTCACCCATGCGCGCCAGCGCGGCCACAGTCAGATCGAGAAACTGCTGGTCGACGCCGGCGCGCGTTAG
- a CDS encoding sensor domain-containing diguanylate cyclase, translating into MRINAITNWAYGVTVLLTGLSGAAFILSTDSAIRERQAVEQHLVLDTLGEELALGAEVRTDEARLYVMRSDERHLEAFHRAEEEERKREEAIKTATSFGASQAEIAALQEIMREAEALDKIEVAAIEAYQKGDRTSAQEKLFGPEHERLQTALLDTVSRFRDLTNARTGGTLNEAQERSDWYAVAAKTMLGITAALFLSVLYFILKRRVAMPLTRMSGIVTRLAEQDYAVEVPLDRRRDEIGEMNQAIHIFRENGLERDRLDAERRLDQQTKDLILQMMHRLQACQGQDELAEVVARFAPQVFPNLAGHLYVLNDSRTLLTRVGTWLDPQHSAPSFPSSACWGLRRGRPHVSNRGHSDIACQHLDDGGTVGLCVPLTAQGDTIGLLYFEERSDETFAVEASRLYLELIAENIGLAVANLQLREKLTNLAVRDALTGLLNRRCLDEALNRQPRGQGGKPLTCLMIDIDHFKRFNDEFGHDAGDVVMQYVAQIIVDTVSDAGSAYRFGGEEFTVLLPEAGEASGYELAERLRTRIGTTPLSHRGRILGTVSVSIGIASAPNDGPVATLLTRADAALLDAKNHGRNRSVCASGLSFGDGAERRSLA; encoded by the coding sequence ATGCGAATAAATGCGATCACCAACTGGGCCTATGGCGTGACCGTGCTTCTGACGGGGCTTTCGGGCGCGGCCTTCATTCTGTCGACGGACAGCGCGATCAGGGAACGACAGGCGGTCGAGCAGCATCTGGTGCTCGATACGCTCGGCGAAGAGCTTGCGCTCGGAGCGGAAGTGCGGACCGACGAGGCGCGCCTTTACGTGATGCGCAGCGACGAGCGCCATCTCGAAGCCTTCCATCGCGCGGAGGAAGAGGAGCGCAAGCGCGAAGAGGCGATCAAGACGGCCACGAGTTTCGGCGCGTCCCAGGCCGAGATCGCAGCCCTTCAGGAGATCATGCGCGAGGCCGAAGCACTCGACAAGATCGAGGTTGCCGCGATCGAAGCCTATCAGAAGGGCGATCGCACCAGCGCCCAGGAGAAGCTGTTCGGCCCCGAGCACGAGCGCCTGCAGACAGCACTTCTGGATACGGTCTCGCGGTTTCGCGACCTGACCAATGCTCGCACGGGCGGGACGCTCAACGAGGCGCAGGAGCGCAGCGACTGGTACGCCGTCGCCGCCAAGACGATGCTCGGCATCACCGCTGCCCTGTTCTTGAGTGTGCTCTATTTCATTCTCAAACGCCGTGTCGCCATGCCGCTCACCCGCATGAGCGGCATCGTCACACGCCTGGCAGAGCAGGATTACGCCGTGGAGGTGCCGCTCGATCGGCGTCGCGACGAGATCGGTGAAATGAACCAGGCGATCCATATCTTCCGCGAGAATGGCTTGGAACGCGACCGGCTCGATGCCGAACGGCGGCTGGACCAGCAGACCAAGGACCTGATCCTGCAGATGATGCACCGGCTGCAGGCCTGCCAGGGCCAGGACGAACTGGCCGAGGTCGTCGCTCGCTTTGCGCCGCAGGTCTTTCCCAATCTCGCCGGCCATCTCTACGTCTTGAACGACAGCCGGACGCTCTTGACCCGCGTCGGCACCTGGCTCGATCCGCAGCATTCCGCGCCGTCCTTCCCGTCCAGCGCCTGCTGGGGACTTCGCCGCGGCCGGCCGCATGTCAGCAACCGCGGTCATAGCGACATCGCCTGCCAGCATCTCGACGACGGTGGCACGGTCGGCCTCTGCGTGCCGCTGACGGCCCAGGGGGATACGATCGGCCTTCTCTATTTCGAAGAACGCTCTGACGAAACATTCGCGGTCGAAGCGTCGCGCCTCTATCTCGAATTGATCGCCGAAAACATCGGGCTTGCCGTCGCCAATCTTCAGTTGCGCGAGAAGCTCACCAATCTGGCGGTGCGCGACGCGCTGACGGGGCTGCTCAACCGCCGCTGCCTCGATGAGGCGCTGAACCGGCAGCCGCGCGGGCAGGGCGGCAAACCGCTCACCTGCCTGATGATCGACATCGACCATTTCAAGCGCTTCAATGACGAGTTCGGCCACGACGCGGGCGACGTCGTCATGCAGTATGTGGCGCAGATCATCGTCGATACGGTGTCCGATGCCGGCAGCGCCTACCGCTTCGGCGGAGAGGAATTCACGGTGCTGCTGCCGGAGGCTGGCGAAGCCTCGGGCTATGAGCTTGCCGAGCGGCTCAGGACCCGGATCGGCACCACACCGTTGTCGCATCGTGGTCGGATCCTCGGTACGGTTTCGGTTTCGATCGGCATCGCTTCGGCCCCGAACGACGGGCCTGTCGCCACGCTGCTCACCCGCGCCGACGCGGCCCTTCTCGACGCCAAGAACCATGGCAGAAACCGCAGCGTCTGCGCCTCCGGACTGAGCTTCGGTGATGGCGCGGAACGGCGCAGTCTGGCCTGA
- a CDS encoding ABC-F family ATP-binding cassette domain-containing protein — MPASISLSQLSWSTPEGRSLFSNLDLTFGPVRTGLVGRNGVGKSTLLRLIEGALAPQAGKVAVVGSLGVLSQTVQVTADETVADLFGAADALAVLKRAEEGLASMNELATADWTLESRLEGALARVGLDASAGTRLAALSGGQMTRVKLAALVFKEPDFILLDEPTNNLDREGRAAVAALMAGWRGGAIVVSHDRVLLETMDAIVELTTLGATTYGGNWSHYRERKAIELASARHDLVDAERRLAEVERKTQEMAERKARKDAAGRRKRAKGDAPLLLLDARKERSEKTGGDNARLADRRRDSAIGDLAEARERIEILQPLTVRLPSTGLPTGRSVLQVDDAGVGYQPGKPVIDRLSLSIVGPERVALTGRNGSGKTTLLALLTGDLKPWSGSVRILVDHAMLDQQVSLLDPRLSIRDNFRQLNPEASENDCRAALARFMFRADAALQVVSSLSGGQMLRAGLACVLGGRNPPQLLILDEPTNHLDIDSIEAVEAGLRAYDGALLVVSHDRAFLEAIGINRRIELS, encoded by the coding sequence ATGCCTGCTTCAATTTCACTCTCCCAGCTTTCGTGGTCCACGCCTGAGGGCCGAAGCCTCTTTTCCAATCTCGACCTGACCTTTGGTCCTGTTCGTACCGGCCTTGTCGGCCGCAACGGGGTGGGGAAATCCACGCTGCTGCGCCTGATCGAGGGCGCGCTCGCGCCGCAGGCCGGTAAGGTCGCCGTCGTCGGCAGCCTCGGCGTGTTGAGCCAGACCGTCCAGGTCACCGCCGACGAGACCGTCGCTGATCTCTTCGGCGCTGCCGATGCGCTTGCCGTCCTCAAGCGGGCGGAAGAGGGATTGGCCAGCATGAACGAGCTTGCCACCGCCGACTGGACGCTCGAATCCCGGCTGGAGGGGGCACTTGCCCGCGTCGGTCTGGATGCGTCGGCTGGGACGCGCTTAGCAGCCCTTTCCGGCGGGCAGATGACCCGCGTGAAGCTTGCTGCCCTTGTCTTCAAGGAGCCGGATTTCATTCTGCTCGACGAGCCCACCAACAATCTCGACCGGGAAGGACGCGCGGCCGTTGCCGCGCTGATGGCGGGTTGGCGCGGCGGCGCCATCGTCGTCAGCCATGACCGCGTACTTTTGGAGACGATGGACGCGATCGTCGAGCTGACGACGCTGGGCGCCACCACCTATGGCGGCAACTGGAGCCACTACCGCGAGCGCAAGGCGATCGAGCTGGCCTCGGCCCGCCACGATCTCGTCGATGCCGAGCGGCGTCTGGCCGAGGTCGAGCGCAAGACCCAGGAGATGGCCGAACGCAAGGCGCGCAAGGACGCGGCCGGCCGCCGCAAGCGCGCCAAGGGCGATGCGCCGCTGCTGCTGCTGGATGCAAGGAAGGAGCGCAGCGAGAAGACCGGTGGCGACAACGCCCGGCTGGCGGATCGCCGGCGCGATTCTGCCATCGGTGATCTGGCCGAAGCGCGCGAACGCATCGAGATCCTGCAGCCGCTGACCGTCCGCCTGCCTTCAACCGGCCTTCCCACCGGCCGCAGCGTGCTGCAGGTCGATGATGCCGGCGTTGGCTATCAGCCGGGGAAGCCGGTGATCGACCGGCTGTCACTGTCGATTGTCGGCCCGGAGCGCGTGGCACTCACCGGCCGCAACGGCTCGGGCAAGACGACGCTACTGGCGCTGCTGACCGGTGACCTCAAGCCCTGGTCAGGCAGCGTGCGCATCCTGGTCGATCACGCCATGCTCGACCAGCAGGTGAGCCTGCTCGATCCCCGTCTTTCGATCCGCGACAATTTCCGGCAGCTCAATCCTGAAGCCAGCGAGAACGACTGCCGCGCGGCACTCGCCCGTTTCATGTTCCGGGCGGACGCAGCCTTGCAGGTCGTTTCGAGCCTCAGTGGCGGTCAGATGCTGCGCGCCGGGCTTGCGTGCGTACTCGGCGGCCGCAACCCGCCGCAACTGCTGATCCTCGACGAGCCGACCAACCATCTGGACATCGATTCGATCGAGGCGGTCGAGGCGGGGCTGCGCGCCTATGACGGGGCGCTGCTTGTCGTCAGCCACGACCGCGCCTTCCTGGAGGCGATCGGCATCAACAGGCGGATCGAGCTTTCCTGA